A segment of the Hyperolius riggenbachi isolate aHypRig1 chromosome 8, aHypRig1.pri, whole genome shotgun sequence genome:
gcgatgtaccccacctgtgcacataaaacatacacaatgaccaattattaaacatcaatttattgtaaaaaattaagacatttaaaatcacttaaaaacttgaaactccaaaataaacacatttcaacaaaacatattaaaaaacaaacattcaccctcgtcctggtggtgtggtaaaataaagtctcagttggtccctgttccgcagtgacactacccttggcctggttgcatacctccgcaggggcataagtggaagcacattcgggggttccggagtctctctttcctcctgccgcacaaagttgtggaggatgcatgctgccttcaccacgacaactgcgttgcccggtttcagcagcatgggcgtgtggaacaccctccactttgacaccaggatcccaaatgtgcactccaccattctccttgcacggctcaaccgagcattgaagtgtagctggctggcatcaagtcccctgtctgggtacggacgcattacatggtcggacagggcgaaggcctcgtcccccacaaacacataggggtaggccggtgcccttgtcccaggccagggtctgtcacgggggagacgcagtctgccttcctccatcagccggcaaagggtcgtacgctggaaaattccagagtcattggaactaccgtacgaccccacatccacgtacacaaacttgtagtccgcatctgccactgccattagaacaatgctgaagtattttttatagttgaaataatggctgccactccccacgggtttctgaatccggatgtgtttcccatccagtgcgccaacacaattaggaaacttgcactcggtccagaagccctgggcgatctcctcccatttcgtggtgtccggcacaggcatgtatctggccctcagtcgcgtccaaaggatcctcgaagtcctcacgacgatgcctgccaccgtgctcttcccaatacgaaatgtgacatgtagcgatgtatatgtttgtccagttgcgatgtacctacaagagaaataatcgaaatcaatttttcatgtcgttacaggagaaaggttcaagacaaggtggcgcaatatacgtgatgcatacgtgaaatggctacggaagaaaaaacttgccgaacgaagtggcagtggcgggggaaggcgacaaaaagactaccaatttgccaagcaattgtctttcatcaatgcaagcctggaacctagactgtaagtaccactactgtgggcaggaactgagagctcatttactaccatgacttcggccatgtattgctataaactggcctcaattcccatggctagcgaacttttctcacaagctttatcaaatgttgggtagaaacggttgataaagtgtttgctagtgtttgctagctctgtgaattgacgccacatgctgtttggcacaccaataaatattgtttttatctacaggactgaagacaatttggagcaagaggaaccgacccaggaggcacggttcagcagtgaggagagcttggtggatgatgacgtcgccgatgtaacctattgccccgaggagaggagtaggaggagggagtccttaatcccagctctctcctttgatgatgacttggtagaagagagcttggatgttgaggttgcaggaccgagtgtggaagaagctgcacctccacaatcgaccgctatggaagctccaggggaacaagaacaaagtgaggagcaccgagagactgcagcacaaccagcgcgcagggcaaccccgacacaggccagaggacgggaagatgctgccacaccaccagtgaggaccaccacaccagtgaggcgtcgaggtaccctccccccaacaaggagagagacagagtccgagatgtccggggctgtctccggacttctcgggattcttcagagccaccaaactctcataacccggcagttgcaagatgaggacaggggccatatcatggagcagtacaagtcccacatcacttcactgcaatgtgagctcgacgctgtacatgggcactacagggacgagcttaaaatgatgcatgagatgcacagaggagaaatcgaccaactgcgtgcgcagcatcatcagtcggtgggccagctgcagaacatgatgcagcaaatgcatcaacaaagcaaggaactactgaaattgcaggcacacccctgttttcacactgtgatgtctctaataccatatttggaaaaggtgccttcccaaaacctgatggcgtgccattccaatttgctggaggtgattaaacagcacatggacacgccattattgcaaccaccaatttttagacccccacaaccaacagcggtgcccacctggcaatcatcacagatgtacaccggctacagaggcagtcaatatgggccaccgctgtcagggtccagctcatccacgaccagcacccaagagagtccagatttccaggcagcaactcccaccttttctagtagtggtgccgatacaatttgaaaaaaaaagtcaaattgttcctggacatgctcctctgaatacctccgatcctcggaggaaggataccatcacagggctttttagcccaaccttttccctgccccatctccttcaaccaaggttcagaggtgttcagatgaccatgtcggggaacttttggttttgctggacttgaactttagggcctggtgtccccgaaagacactacctgggtcacaaccttgtgcctgttgcactgcacctgtagtcctgcacctgtgcctttgattcctcttgttccttactttgttgttcctaatcacttgcacaagacccttggagccatgggtgaaggacaccttcactggtcggtgagaggcctagccttttcactgacctgtgtccttcatccatggctcagagggtcctgtgccagtggttaggttttagaagcactaataatttagggcctggtgtccccgaaagacactacctgggtcacaaccttgtgcctgttgcactgcacctgtagtcctgctcctctgccatcggttcctcttgctcctcactttgttcttgttcctaaccacttgcacaagaccctttgaaccatggatgaaggacaccttgactggtcggtgagaggcctagccttttcactgacctgtgtccttcacccatggctcagagggtcctgtgccagtggttaggtttttaaagcacttcaattttagggcctggtgtccccgaaagacactacctgggtcacaaccttgtgcctgttgcactgcacctgtagtcctgctcctctgccatcggttcctcttgctcctcactttgttcttgttcctaaccacttgcacaagaccctttgaaccatggatgaaggacaccttgactggtcggtgagaggcctagccttttcactgacctgtgtccttcacccatggctcagagggtcctgtgccagtggttaggtttttaaagcacttcaattttagggcctggtgtccccgaaagacactgcctgggtcacaaccttgtgcctgttgcactgcacctgtagtcatgcacctctgccatcggttcctcttgctcctcactttgttcttgttcctaaccacttgcacaagaccctttgaaccatggatgaaggacaccttgactggtcggtgagaggcctagccttttcactgacctgtgtccttcacccatggctcagagggtcctgtgccagtggttaggtttttaaagcacttcaattttagggcctggtgtccccgaaagacactgcctgggtcacaaccttgtgcctgttgcactgcacctgtagtcatgcacctctgccatcggttcctcttgctcctcactttgttcttgttcctaaccacttgcacaagaccctttgaaccatggatgaaggacaccttgactggtcggtgagaggcctagccttttcactgacctgtgtccttcacccatggctcagagggtcctgtgccagtggttaggtttttaaagcacttcaattttagggcctggtgtccccgaaagacactgcctgggtcacaaccttgtgcctgttgcactgcacctgtagtcatgcacctctgccatcggttcctcttgctcctcactttgttcttgttcctaaccacttgcacaagaccctttgaaccatggatgaaggacaccttgactggtcggtgagaggcctagccttttcactgacctgtgtccttcacccatggctcagagggtcctgtgccagtggttaggtttttaaagcacttcaatttattagggcctggtgtccccgaaagacacttgggcagctatgccctgcaactcttccagcacaaagttggtggttggtgttccttaaaactgaccgggctataccatagatatgttatttttttgtcttccatgtt
Coding sequences within it:
- the LOC137528326 gene encoding uncharacterized protein codes for the protein MPVPDTTKWEEIAQGFWTECKFPNCVGALDGKHIRIQKPVGSGSHYFNYKKYFSIVLMAVADADYKFVYVDVGSYGSSNDSGIFQRTTLCRLMEEGRLRLPRDRPWPGTRAPAYPYVFVGDEAFALSDHVMRPYPDRGLDASQLHFNARLSRARRMVECTFGILVSKWRVFHTPMLLKPGNAVVVVKAACILHNFVRQEERETPEPPNVLPLMPLRRYATRPRVVSLRNRDQLRLYFTTPPGRG